The Silene latifolia isolate original U9 population unplaced genomic scaffold, ASM4854445v1 chrun_scaffold_16, whole genome shotgun sequence genome includes a region encoding these proteins:
- the LOC141637213 gene encoding uncharacterized protein LOC141637213: MARNSSSKTKSKHARRMPVLKSAGKHVKQQQNVKQRGPTEDEVVKTKSMQEVNGFPGLQFDDDLEVTDVTDMPEVVEVDTTQDDLEKENSLWITQRGKKKVIHDGEEDTDEGLLQFSKEDTQDEEATDKEAVFNAGHFMFDNKPLIVRAWTAEVELTKGNIKDVPAWIRIHELPLRFWGKCLPAIAGLVGAYQKSDQATMDKTRLGYARVMVELTVGNKFPSKIRFKDENGNIVALGVEYEWKPSICTKCKGIGHEISNCRKDMKPQKKPVQTVQVWRPVKIGGSVSTSNKSTNLNLMVTQQPVNGESASTSLVTPDKSYREAAEGPVTPKNNVKWFLHNKGIGLFGLLETKINPNKTQSVSASMLDGWSVTTNASYHKGGRVWLLWKAELFDVFVLQYDAQFVHALLTERCSQEHFYITLVYAFNDVLERRDLWKKLILIHGAVTGPWVVAGDFNTVITLIERLGGNTKQSDMDEFIDCLATCELTDIHTTGAFYKWTNKQEAQTRVYSRLDRFLINQDWL, from the exons ATGGCACGTAATTCTTCAAGTAAAACGAAATCAAAGCATGCTAGGAGGATGCCTGTGTTGAAATCTGCTGGAAAACATGTGAAACAACAACAGAATGTAAAGCAACGTGGACCTactgaggatgaagttgtgaaaaCGAAGAGCATGCAGGAAGTGAATGGTTTCCCTGGACTTCAGTTTGACGATGATTTAGAGGTGACAGATGTTACTGACATGCCTGAAGTGGTTGAAGTTGACACCACTCAAGATGATTTGGAAAAGGAGAATTCCCTGTGGATTACTCAACGTGGAAAGaaaaaagttattcatgatggtgAGGAGGATACTGATGAAGGTCTCCTTCAATTCTCTAAAGAGGATACACAGGATGAG GAAGCTACAGATAAGGAGGCAGTCTTTAATGCAGGGCACTTcatgtttgataacaaacctctTATTGTAAGAGCTTGGACTGCTGAAGTGGAATTAACTAAAGGGAACATTAAGGATGTACCTGCATGGATTCGCATCCATGAGTTGCCTCTAAGGTTTTGGGGCAAATGCTTGCCTGCCATTGCAGGATTGGTGGGTGCATATCAGAAGTCTGACCAGGCCACAATGGATAAAACTCGTCTGGGATATGCCAGAGTAATGGTTGAACTGACAGTGGGCAACAAGTTTCCATCCAAGATCAGATTTAAAGATGAGAATGGTAATATTGTGGCCCTCGGTGTGGAGTATGAGTGGAAGCCTTCAATTTGTACTAAGTGCAAGGGGATAGGGCATGAGATTTCTAACTGTCGAAAAGACATGAAACCACAGAAAAAGCCAGTGCAGACAGTTCAGGTTTGGAGACCAGTGAAAATAGGAGGAAGTGTAAGCACTTCAAATAAGAGCACTAACCTCAATCTTATGGTTACTCAGCAACCAGTTAATGGAGAGAGTGCTAGTACTTCTCTAGTTACCCCTGATAAATCTTATAGAGAAGCTGCAGAGGGTCCAGTCACACCAAAG AATAATGTGAAATGGTTTTTGCATAATAAAGGTATTGGTCTTTTTGGTCTGCTAGAAACTAAAATTAATCCTAATAAAACACAAAGTGTGTCTGCTAGTATGCTTGATGGATGGAGTGTGACTACTAATGCTTCTTATCACAAAGGAGGTAGGGTATGGCTGTTGTGGAAGGCTGAGTTATTTGATGTCTTTGTTCTACAGTATGATGCTCAGTTTGTGCATGCTCTTCTTACTGAGAGATGTTCCCAGGAACATTTCTATATTACTCTCGTCTATGCTTTTAATGATGTTTTGGAGAGGAGAGACTTATGGAAGAAGCTGATACTTATTCATGGTGCTGTTACTGGACCTTGGGTGGTTGCAGGTGATTTTAACACAGTCATTACCCTTATAGAGAGACTTGGGGGTAATACAAAACAGAGTGATATGGATGAATTTATTGACTGCCTGGCAACTTGTGAACTGACTGATATTCACACTACTGGTGCGTTCTATAAATGGACCAACAAACAGGAGGCACAGACGAGGGTTTACAGTAGACTTGACAGGTTCTTGATTAACCAGGACTGGCTTTAA